TCGGCTGCATTAATGATTAAATATTCTGCTTTTTTCCCTTCTGGAATACTCATTTTTACATGTGAAGGGAACATAGCTCCTCCTAACCCAACAATTCCAGCTTCCTTTACAATATCAACAATTTCTTGAGGAGATTTTTTTGAATAATCTCCATGATTAGGAATTAATTCCCATTCATCTTCTCCTGTTCTTTGAATAACTATAACGTCATTTTTTGTACCAGTTGCAGCGTTAGTCATTTTAGTAATTTCTACAACTTCACCTGTTACAGAAGAATGGATATTAGCAGAAATAAATCCATTAGCTTCCCCGATCTTTTGACCGGTTTTTACTTTTTGTCCTGGTTCTACTAAAATCTTTGCTGGAGCACCTATATGGTTTGTGGTGTAAATATAAACCTTTTCTGGTAATGGCAAAACTTTAATCTCTTTATGTTCTGCCAATTCCTTCTTTTCAGGCGGATGAACTCCTCCTTTAAAAGTTAATAGAGCCATTTCCTTCCTCCTTTCAATATTTTCTATTTTGTGGAACATTATATAATGTTTTATTTGGTTTTTCATTATAATATGGTCTTGTACAATAACTACATCCACTAGTTTTTATTGCTTCATCATAAGAAATATCAACATCTGGTAATTTTACTAAAGAACTGTTTTCAAAAACAAAATCTTCTTTTTTTACATCATATTTTTCTATTATCTCTCTAGCTAATTGTATTTTCCTATATCTTTCTATAGATGGAGGATCTTTCTTTTCTAATTTAGTACCTAAAACTGGAGTAAAAGCAAATAATGAAACTAAAATATTATATTTTTTCATATCTAACATTATATCTATTAAATCTTCATCAGTTTCACCTAAACCAACAATAATATGAGTAGTTATTTTACCAGGATATTTTTTGGATGATTCTACTAAAATGTTAAAGAGAGAGTCAAAACTCCCTCCCCTAATTTCTTTAAATAATTCTTTATTTGCAACATCAATAGATATACCTAAATCGTCAATATTGTATTTAAAAATTTCATCAACCTCATTTATGTTTTTAGGTCTTAAAGAGACTGCTTTCAACACTTGAATATCTTTTGTTTTTTCTAAAAATTCTTTTAAGTCTTCGAAATAATTTTCTGAATTAACCACCTGAATACATAATCTTTTAAATGGATTATTTTCTTTAACTTTGTTAATAAAATTATCTATATCATATTCTGGCCATTTAACTCTGGATAATAAATCTTTATCTGAATTAGCCTCTCTAGCTTGAGCACAAAAACTACAATTATATATACATTTTTCTCCTAACATTAAATATGCTGTGGGCATATCAAAATTAATCTTTCCTTTTTTTAACCCTAATAAAACTGCTGTAGCATATGATAGTTTAACTTTCATTTTATTCCTCCTGGATTATTACTCCCTCTACATTATTTTTGAATAAAATTTTTATTATTGTTGCGTTAGAAGTAGAATATACTATATTAGATGTAAAATTTCCTTTTTCAAAATCATTTTCAATAACATTTATTTTTTCTAGATCTTTTTTTAGCCTTATATTCTTGTATATACTATTTTTATATATATAATTTAGCATATATATATTAAATACAATGCCTATAATAATTAAAGAAATTATTAATATTATTGGAAAATTCTTCATCAAAATACTCCCAACCAAATTCCCAATAAAATTGCTGCTATTATTAATCCTATTGATAATCCAAAAATAATTAGTAAATCACTACTTTTCACCTTATTCTGTGGAAGATTTGCCTCTCTTTTTAATCCATCAATACTTTCTTTTAAAATGTCCCCAATTATTTTTTCTTCCGATGGATTAATATACTCTTCTCTTTTTCTATGCATTTCTTCTATTTTATTAGAATCTACCATCATTTTTAAATTTTTTGAAATTATAGCCTTGCCAATAATGCCACCGCCTAAATCAACTTTAATAAAATAATAATCTGTACCAGGAACTAATTCCTTTGCAATTAAATTTGATTCGATAGGAAGTACATTTTTCCCCTGCTCATCAAATTTGTCCGGATATTGTTCCTTTAACCTATTTATATTTGCTGGCTCAATAGGATCTATAATTAATGAATAAATTGGATCACCTACATCTAAATTATTAATTGTCATACCATTTAATGGATCAGACAATGGTAAAATTTCTGGAGAATTTAAAACATCTACTCTATTTAAATAAGATTTTTCTTTTTCAGTAAAACTTCTTTGTTCGCTCATTAACCAAACAAGATCTTGATATGTCAGTTTTTCAGCAACTATTCTTAAATTAACTTCTCCTTCCCATTCTTCAAAAATTTCTGCTAATATCGCTTTAATTATCGCCACATCAGAATCTCTAACACCAAGAAACAATTTGGCATTAATTATTTCTGGACCATATCTTTTTATAGTCGATTGTACAAATGCTAGAAATCTTTTGTTTAAATCTAAAACAGTAGAATCTTTTATTGCATTATAATATAATTCCTCTAATTTTGCTTTATATTCTATAAACGATATGTTTATATCAGGTAATTCATATTTTGGAAGTTTAGATTTAGGTATTGATAATACTTTATAATCTGCCTTTCCTTTTTGCTTTCCAAACATATACCCTACAATAATTTCTGCTGTTAATGATGAAGTAGCAAAAAACTTTATTGCATAAAAATCCATTTTCTTTCCCCCTTATATTACATAACCACCGGAAAGAACGTCTTCACTTATATAAGTAACATAATTTCCTATTACAACATTTTTACCTATGGTTATATTTGAAGGTATTTTCGCATTAAATCCAATCAAAGTTATATCAGAATTATAAATTTTCTTATTATATTGACTTTCTTTGAATTCACCAACACCTATTTTAACATTTTCACCCACTTCAGCATTTTCTGCTATAATTGCTTTTTCTATATATGAACCTTTTCTTATAATACATTTATTCATAATAACTGAATCTTTTACAACTGCTCCTTCTTCAACTATTACACCTTGGAATAATACTGAATTATGAACTTCTCCATGTATTTCACAACCTTCACTAATCAAAGAACTGGTCAATTTTGCTTTATTTGAAACAAATGCAGGTGGTAATTCTTCTGATTGAGTATATATTTTCCAATTAACATCATGAATATTAAGTAATGGTAAAGGTCCTAATAACTCTAAATTTGATTCCCAATATGATTCTAATGTCCCAACATCTCTCCAATACCCTTCATAATTAAAAGCTACAAGATTATTTTTTTCTTCGAGCATTCTTGGAATTATATTTTTTCCAAAATCATGTTCAGAATTTGGATCTTTAGCATCTTCTATTAATAGTTCTTTTAAAATCTTCCAAGAATATACATAAATTCCTAAAGAAGCTAAATTACCTTTTGGTTCTTTTGGTTTTTCTTGGAATTCTACAATTTTCCCAAAAGAATCTGTTACCATTATTCCAAATCTATGAGCTTCATTTATAGGAACTTCCATACAAGCAATAGTTGCATCAGCATTTTTTTCTATATGAAAATCTATCATCTCATTATAATCCATCTTATATATATGATCACCCGATAAAATTAAAACAAAATCTGGATCATATGTATCTATATATTCTATATTTTGATAAATAGCATCTGCTGTACCCATATACCATGACTGATCTGTACTGCTTACATATGGAGGTAATACAGTTAATCCTCCTGTTTTTATATCCAAATCCCAAGGCCTTCCTATTCCTAAATGTTTATTTAAAACATGTGGTCTATATTGAGTTAAAACTCCAACATTATATATACCTGAGTTTACACAATTACTAATAGCGAAATCAATTATTCTATATTTTCCTCCATATGGAACAGCTGGTTTTGCTAAGTATTCAGTGATAACTCCTAATCTTGTACCTTGACCTCCAGCTAATATTAAAGCTACAACATTCATCAAAATCCCCCCTTATATAATCGATCCTTTTTCAATTACTATTATTTCATGTTCTCCAATTATCTTTCTACCTTCTCTAATTTCACAATCCTTGTCTATAATCGCATTCCTTATTACAGTTCCTTCTGAAATTATTGTATCTTGTAATATAATAGAATTTTCTACTACGGCTCCAGCTTTAACTTTTACTCCTCTTGATATAATAGAATTTTTAACAAAACCATTTATAATAACCCCATCAGCAATAAATGCATTTTCCACCTTTGCATTTATATTTATCTTAGGTGGTGCATAATCTTTTAATTTTGTATATATTTTCTTAGAATAGAACAACTCTCTTCTAACATCATCTTTTAAAATACTCATATTTGTTTCATAATATGTTTTTATTGATTTTTTTATATTTGACCAATAACCTTTGAAATTATATGCGTAAACTCTTAATTTTTGTAAATTAGGTATAATTATATCATGTACTATATCTGATCCTCCATTAGGAACTGTTGAATATAATAATTCCATTAAAAGTGCTTTATTAATAAAATATACTCCTAATGATATCCTTTTAGATTTAATTTCTTTTGGTTTTTCATGAAATTCTAAAATTCTTCCTTCTTCATTAGTCACAACTTGACCAAAAGTATTTATCAATTCTTCATCTTCAAATTCCTTTGTTAATATAGTTATATCTGCTCCTTGAGATAAATGATATCTATATAATTTATTAAAATCAAAATTATATATATGATCTCCAGAACCTATTAAAACAAAATCTTCGTCTCCTCTTCTTAATAATGTCATATTTTGAAATATCGCATCTGCTGTTCCTCTGTATACTGGTATTTCATCTTTAGTTTTGAAATATGGTTGTAAAATAAATAAACCACCTGTTTTTCTATCTAAATCCCATTCTTTTCCGCTACCTAAATGATCCATCAAACTTCTAGGATAATATTGCGTTAGTACACCAACTTTTTTTATTTTTGAATTTACAAAATTACTTAAAGTAAAATCAATTGCTCTATATTTACCAAAAACAGGAACTGCTGCACTTGCCCTTTTTTGAGTTAACTTTTCTATTCCGCTTTTTGATGAACCTGCTAAAATCAATCCTAAAACTTTCATCTTATCAATCCCCCTCAAGAATTTTATTAAACTCATTTTCTAAATGTTTTAATTTGTTAATATCTTTCTCTATTATTTTTGGATACAAATATGTATAATCGATTCCTATTAGCTTTAGTTTTTTTGCAATAATATTCTTTTTTAAATATGGATATTGGAATAATAATTTGAGATTTTTCAACATCTTATTATATACAAATTCAAAATTAATTTCTATATTAAATTCTTTCATTAAAATTCTATCAAATTCTTTTGAAATCTTTTTTATATTATCTACTTTTAATATTTTCCACCATTTATTTTCTATAAAATGATTCCCAATAAATCTTAAAGATAATAATTCATCAAAGTTATATTCAAATTTTGTATGAGTTTTCGACTCTGCATAAAACGAATTTATAATCGGATGTAGTTTTTCGTCTAATTCCAAGTGAGATATAAAACCTTTAAAAAATGTTTCTGGAAAATTTTTCATTAACTCATAATAATCAGAAATTTTTAACTCATGTAATTTATTTCCTATCTCTCTATGCTTTTTATCATTTACATAAAAAAACACATCTGGCCCTTGTGACCCTAAATATAATTCTGGTCCCCATAATCTAATATCATTTTTCATTGCATATATTATATGAGCTAAAATACTAGGCACTATTTAATCACCCTAACCCAAAAACATTTTAAATATAGACTTTCTGGTATTTGTAATATCCATGGATGATCATTAGATTGAGTTATTATATCTAAACTTTGCAACATAATACCTTCATTTTCTACACTTCTTCTTAGTGCTTCAATTAATAATGAAATATCAGCTTGATATGCACAACTACATAAACTTAATATTCCATAATTATCTAATTTTTTTATTCCTAATTCAGATATTTTTTTAAATATTTGCACGCCTTTAAGTCTTTCTGTTTTTTTCTTTATTAATGATGGTGGATCTAACATCATTAAATTAAATTGGTATTCAGTATTATCTAAGTAATGCTCAACATCATCATATACAGTTTCTATTTCTACACCATTTAATTTAGCATTTTCTTTAAGCAATTCAAGAGCATATTCATCCTTATCAACTGCAACAACTTTCTTTGCTCCATATTTAGCCATATTTAATGCAAATCCACCTGTATAAGAATATGCATCTAATCCTATCGCGTCTTTAGAAAATTGTCTAATATAAACTCTATTTTTTCTTTGATCAAAGAAAAATCCTGTTTTTTGACCATTTTTTATATCAACTA
Above is a genomic segment from Marinitoga litoralis containing:
- a CDS encoding radical SAM protein translates to MKVKLSYATAVLLGLKKGKINFDMPTAYLMLGEKCIYNCSFCAQAREANSDKDLLSRVKWPEYDIDNFINKVKENNPFKRLCIQVVNSENYFEDLKEFLEKTKDIQVLKAVSLRPKNINEVDEIFKYNIDDLGISIDVANKELFKEIRGGSFDSLFNILVESSKKYPGKITTHIIVGLGETDEDLIDIMLDMKKYNILVSLFAFTPVLGTKLEKKDPPSIERYRKIQLAREIIEKYDVKKEDFVFENSSLVKLPDVDISYDEAIKTSGCSYCTRPYYNEKPNKTLYNVPQNRKY
- a CDS encoding DUF4899 domain-containing protein, whose protein sequence is MDFYAIKFFATSSLTAEIIVGYMFGKQKGKADYKVLSIPKSKLPKYELPDINISFIEYKAKLEELYYNAIKDSTVLDLNKRFLAFVQSTIKRYGPEIINAKLFLGVRDSDVAIIKAILAEIFEEWEGEVNLRIVAEKLTYQDLVWLMSEQRSFTEKEKSYLNRVDVLNSPEILPLSDPLNGMTINNLDVGDPIYSLIIDPIEPANINRLKEQYPDKFDEQGKNVLPIESNLIAKELVPGTDYYFIKVDLGGGIIGKAIISKNLKMMVDSNKIEEMHRKREEYINPSEEKIIGDILKESIDGLKREANLPQNKVKSSDLLIIFGLSIGLIIAAILLGIWLGVF
- a CDS encoding glucose-1-phosphate adenylyltransferase, which gives rise to MMNVVALILAGGQGTRLGVITEYLAKPAVPYGGKYRIIDFAISNCVNSGIYNVGVLTQYRPHVLNKHLGIGRPWDLDIKTGGLTVLPPYVSSTDQSWYMGTADAIYQNIEYIDTYDPDFVLILSGDHIYKMDYNEMIDFHIEKNADATIACMEVPINEAHRFGIMVTDSFGKIVEFQEKPKEPKGNLASLGIYVYSWKILKELLIEDAKDPNSEHDFGKNIIPRMLEEKNNLVAFNYEGYWRDVGTLESYWESNLELLGPLPLLNIHDVNWKIYTQSEELPPAFVSNKAKLTSSLISEGCEIHGEVHNSVLFQGVIVEEGAVVKDSVIMNKCIIRKGSYIEKAIIAENAEVGENVKIGVGEFKESQYNKKIYNSDITLIGFNAKIPSNITIGKNVVIGNYVTYISEDVLSGGYVI
- the glgD gene encoding glucose-1-phosphate adenylyltransferase subunit GlgD, producing the protein MKVLGLILAGSSKSGIEKLTQKRASAAVPVFGKYRAIDFTLSNFVNSKIKKVGVLTQYYPRSLMDHLGSGKEWDLDRKTGGLFILQPYFKTKDEIPVYRGTADAIFQNMTLLRRGDEDFVLIGSGDHIYNFDFNKLYRYHLSQGADITILTKEFEDEELINTFGQVVTNEEGRILEFHEKPKEIKSKRISLGVYFINKALLMELLYSTVPNGGSDIVHDIIIPNLQKLRVYAYNFKGYWSNIKKSIKTYYETNMSILKDDVRRELFYSKKIYTKLKDYAPPKININAKVENAFIADGVIINGFVKNSIISRGVKVKAGAVVENSIILQDTIISEGTVIRNAIIDKDCEIREGRKIIGEHEIIVIEKGSII
- a CDS encoding zinc dependent phospholipase C family protein; translated protein: MPSILAHIIYAMKNDIRLWGPELYLGSQGPDVFFYVNDKKHREIGNKLHELKISDYYELMKNFPETFFKGFISHLELDEKLHPIINSFYAESKTHTKFEYNFDELLSLRFIGNHFIENKWWKILKVDNIKKISKEFDRILMKEFNIEINFEFVYNKMLKNLKLLFQYPYLKKNIIAKKLKLIGIDYTYLYPKIIEKDINKLKHLENEFNKILEGD
- a CDS encoding class I SAM-dependent rRNA methyltransferase; its protein translation is MIIVKLKKDKEKKIKNGYLWIFKDEIFEITGEKKDGEICNVFSSNFEFIGKGIFSKSSNITVKILSLNDEDINEDFFYKKFFKALKIRTNFGNSYRFFHAEADGIPGLIIDKYEKFLVVQFRNKGVENKKSEILSALIRVFKEDIKGIYERSDFETSSQENLDRNTGLLYGENPPDRFIIEEEGIKYIVDIKNGQKTGFFFDQRKNRVYIRQFSKDAIGLDAYSYTGGFALNMAKYGAKKVVAVDKDEYALELLKENAKLNGVEIETVYDDVEHYLDNTEYQFNLMMLDPPSLIKKKTERLKGVQIFKKISELGIKKLDNYGILSLCSCAYQADISLLIEALRRSVENEGIMLQSLDIITQSNDHPWILQIPESLYLKCFWVRVIK